A stretch of DNA from Methylosinus sp. LW4:
CGGCCTGCGGCGGCGGGGCCGCCGGCTTCGTCCCGAACAAAGTTCCAAAAAGCGCGCTCAGCCAGCCGCCCGAGGGCGCGAGCGCCGGGGCCGGCGCGGGAGCCGGAGGCTCGGCGGCGCTCTGACGCTCCAGCGTCGAGCCGAGGCCGCCGGCGGCGACGGAGACGAGAATCGGCAGCAGGCGCTGCAGCACATCGGCGCGCAGGCCGCTGTCGCGCGCGACGAATTGCGAGACCTCGCCGGCGGCCGAGGCGGAGCCGAAGAGATGCGCGACAATGGCGTCGCCGCCCTCGACGCTGGCCTGCGAATGGGCCTCCTCGGCGCTCTCGAAAGCGGCGCGATGAGTGGAATCATTGGCGGCGTCGATGACGGGGCGCAGCGAATCGGGCTCTTCGGCCGCCTTGCTCAGCGCCGCGACCAGCGCCGGCAGCAGCGATTCGACCGCCGATCGCGTCTGCCAGGACGCGAGGCCGAAGCGCTCGGAGAGATTTTCGATGATCTGGCCGCCCTGGGCGGACTGTATTATATCGACGATATTCGACATATTCGCCCCCGTCCCCTCAATGGGCCGCGAGACACTCCGGCATTGGCGCGGCCAGTCTTCGTCGATCGCCTGTGTAGCAGATTTTTCGGCAGGCCGCGAGGGATCGGCTCAGAGCGTCGGGCGATCGTCCCCAATGGCGCGGACCCTCGGCTTGACACCTTTCCCTATGCGGGACACACAAAGCGGCGCGCTTCGGCCGCCCCCTTTTCGATCGAGAGGCGCTAGAGGATGAATATTCAGCATCGCCCGTCGTCAAAGCCGCCGTTGAAGATTCTGCTGTGCTCGCCGCGGGGCTTTTGCGCCGGCGTCGTGCGCGCGATCGACGCGGTGGAGCGGGCGCTCGCCAAATTCGGCCCGCCCGTCTATGTGCGGCACGAGATCGTCCATAATCGCTATGTGGTCGAGGCGCTGAAGGCCAAGGGCGCGATCTTCGTCGAGGAGTTGGAGGAGGTGCCGGACACCAAGGCGCCGGTGATCTTCTCCGCCCATGGCGTCGCCAAATCCGTTTCCGCCGAGGCCGCATCGCGCAATCTTCTGGCGATCGACGCCACCTGCCCGCTGGTGACGAAGGTGCATCGCGAGGCGGAGATTCATCACAAGCGCGGGCGAAAAGTGCTGCTCGTCGGCCATTCCGGCCACCCGGAAGTGGTCGGCACCATGGGCCAGCTGCCGCCGGGCGCGGTCGTGCTGGTCGAATCGGTGGAGGCGGTGGCGGAGCTGCGGCTCGAGGATGTGGCCGATCTCGCCTATGTGACGCAGACAACTCTGTCGCTCGACGATTCGCAGGAGATCGTCAGCGCGCTGACGCGGCGCTTCCCGCAGATCGTCGGTCCGCACAAGGAGGACATCTGCTATGCGACCACCAATCGCCAGGGCGCGGTCAAGCAGGTCGCGCCGCAGGTCGATGCGGTGATCGTCGTCGGCTCGCCCAATTCCTCCAACTCGCAGCG
This window harbors:
- a CDS encoding DUF937 domain-containing protein codes for the protein MSNIVDIIQSAQGGQIIENLSERFGLASWQTRSAVESLLPALVAALSKAAEEPDSLRPVIDAANDSTHRAAFESAEEAHSQASVEGGDAIVAHLFGSASAAGEVSQFVARDSGLRADVLQRLLPILVSVAAGGLGSTLERQSAAEPPAPAPAPALAPSGGWLSALFGTLFGTKPAAPPPQAVPAAEPVDALEAARTKIRETLAPAAERQADLDELLGRIFASAKV
- the ispH gene encoding 4-hydroxy-3-methylbut-2-enyl diphosphate reductase encodes the protein MNIQHRPSSKPPLKILLCSPRGFCAGVVRAIDAVERALAKFGPPVYVRHEIVHNRYVVEALKAKGAIFVEELEEVPDTKAPVIFSAHGVAKSVSAEAASRNLLAIDATCPLVTKVHREAEIHHKRGRKVLLVGHSGHPEVVGTMGQLPPGAVVLVESVEAVAELRLEDVADLAYVTQTTLSLDDSQEIVSALTRRFPQIVGPHKEDICYATTNRQGAVKQVAPQVDAVIVVGSPNSSNSQRLREVAERAGAPAQLVQGRSEIDWSMFTGIGSLGISAGASAPEVLVEEIMEAFAERYEISVETVSAALEDVAFPLPKELRAHA